In one window of Pseudomonas sp. IAC-BECa141 DNA:
- a CDS encoding sugar kinase → MSEIDILSFGETMAMFVAEQSGDLAFVDQFHRRIAGADSNVAIGLSRLGFNVAWLSRVGADSLGRFVVETLVREGLDCSHVEVDNAHPTGFQLKSRNDDGSDPTVEYFRRGSAASHLSPQSITPTLLGARHLHATGIPPALSASAREMSRELMTRMRNAGRSVSFDPNLRPSLWASEREMITEINRLAALAHWVLPGLSEGRLLTGFEDPADIAAFYLDQGAEAVAIKLGPQGAYYRTHLDQGFVAGVPVETVVDTVGAGDGFAVGMISALLEHQSFPEAVRRANWIGSRAVQSRGDMEGLPTRSELPADRSHAPAWECSP, encoded by the coding sequence ATGTCTGAGATCGATATTCTGTCGTTCGGTGAAACCATGGCCATGTTTGTCGCCGAACAGAGCGGTGATCTGGCATTCGTCGATCAGTTCCACAGGCGGATTGCCGGGGCCGACAGCAACGTGGCCATCGGGTTGTCCCGGCTGGGTTTCAACGTTGCCTGGCTGAGCCGGGTCGGTGCCGATTCGCTGGGACGATTTGTCGTCGAGACCCTGGTTCGCGAAGGACTGGATTGCAGCCATGTGGAAGTCGACAACGCGCACCCGACCGGTTTCCAGCTCAAGTCGCGCAACGATGACGGCAGCGATCCGACGGTCGAGTACTTCCGTCGGGGCTCGGCGGCCAGTCATCTGTCACCGCAGTCGATCACTCCGACGCTGCTCGGCGCCCGGCATCTGCACGCTACCGGCATTCCGCCGGCGCTTTCGGCATCGGCCCGGGAAATGTCCCGTGAATTGATGACCCGCATGCGCAACGCCGGGCGCAGTGTGTCGTTCGATCCGAACCTGCGCCCGAGCCTGTGGGCCAGCGAGCGGGAGATGATCACCGAGATCAACCGCCTCGCCGCCCTCGCCCACTGGGTGTTGCCGGGGTTGAGTGAAGGTCGCTTGCTGACCGGGTTTGAAGACCCGGCGGATATTGCTGCGTTTTACCTCGATCAGGGTGCCGAAGCCGTGGCCATCAAACTCGGGCCGCAGGGCGCCTACTACCGCACGCATCTGGATCAGGGGTTTGTCGCCGGGGTGCCGGTCGAGACTGTGGTCGATACGGTCGGCGCCGGCGATGGATTTGCGGTCGGAATGATCAGCGCCCTGCTGGAGCATCAGAGCTTTCCCGAAGCGGTCAGACGTGCCAACTGGATTGGCAGTCGCGCGGTGCAGAGCCGTGGCGACATGGAGGGTTTGCCGACCCGATCCGAACTCCCTGCTGATCGTTCCCACGCTCCTGCGTGGGAATGCAGCCCGTGA
- a CDS encoding MFS transporter translates to MKTATLATRRWWYIMPIVFITYSLAYLDRANYGFAAASGMAADLMITPGLSSLLGALFFLGYFFFQVPGAIYAQKHSVKKLIFVSLILWGGLATLTGVVSNAYWLIVIRFMLGVVEAAVMPAMLVYLCHWFTRAERSRANTFLILGNPVTMLWMSVVSGYLVQHFSWRWMFIIEGLPAVLWAFIWWKLADDRPAQAKWLNDQEKHDLESALAAEQVGIKAVKNYAEAFRSPKVIILALQFFCWSIGVYGFVLWLPSILKAGAQMDMIEAGWLSALPYLAAVIGMLLVSWGSDKLQKRKRFVWPPLLIASVAFYGSYALGAEHFWWSYTLLVIAGACMYAPYGPFFAIVPEILPANVAGGAMALINSMGALGSFGGSYLVGYLNSSTGSPGASYLLMSGALMLSVVLTIFLKPGASDRVTAKRGAPRPLPAHS, encoded by the coding sequence ATGAAAACCGCAACCCTCGCCACCCGCCGCTGGTGGTACATCATGCCGATCGTGTTCATCACCTACAGCCTGGCGTACCTGGATCGGGCCAACTACGGTTTCGCCGCCGCCTCCGGAATGGCCGCAGACCTGATGATCACCCCGGGCCTGTCCTCGCTGCTCGGCGCGCTGTTCTTCCTCGGGTACTTTTTCTTCCAGGTGCCCGGCGCGATCTACGCGCAAAAGCACAGCGTGAAGAAGCTGATTTTCGTCAGCCTGATTCTCTGGGGCGGGCTCGCCACGCTGACCGGTGTGGTCTCCAACGCGTATTGGCTGATCGTCATCCGCTTCATGCTCGGCGTGGTCGAAGCGGCAGTGATGCCGGCGATGCTGGTCTATCTCTGCCACTGGTTCACCCGTGCCGAACGTTCGCGGGCCAACACCTTCCTGATCCTCGGCAACCCGGTGACGATGCTCTGGATGTCGGTGGTTTCGGGCTATCTGGTGCAGCACTTCAGCTGGCGCTGGATGTTCATCATCGAAGGCTTGCCGGCGGTGCTCTGGGCGTTCATCTGGTGGAAACTCGCCGACGATCGCCCGGCCCAGGCCAAGTGGCTCAACGACCAGGAAAAGCACGATCTGGAAAGCGCTCTCGCCGCCGAACAAGTCGGAATCAAAGCGGTGAAGAACTACGCCGAAGCCTTCCGCTCGCCGAAGGTGATCATTCTGGCGCTGCAGTTTTTCTGCTGGAGCATCGGCGTCTACGGCTTCGTGCTGTGGCTGCCATCGATCCTCAAGGCCGGCGCGCAGATGGACATGATCGAGGCCGGCTGGCTGTCGGCGTTGCCTTATCTGGCGGCAGTGATCGGCATGCTGCTGGTGTCGTGGGGCTCGGACAAACTTCAAAAGCGTAAACGCTTCGTCTGGCCGCCATTGCTGATTGCCTCGGTGGCGTTCTACGGCTCCTACGCTTTGGGCGCCGAGCATTTCTGGTGGTCGTACACGCTGCTGGTGATTGCCGGCGCCTGCATGTACGCGCCTTACGGGCCGTTCTTCGCCATCGTCCCGGAGATCCTTCCGGCCAACGTGGCCGGTGGCGCCATGGCGCTGATCAACAGCATGGGCGCCCTCGGTTCGTTCGGCGGCTCGTATCTGGTCGGTTACCTGAACAGCTCCACCGGTTCGCCCGGCGCTTCGTATCTGCTGATGAGCGGCGCGCTGATGCTCTCGGTAGTGCTGACGATTTTTCTCAAGCCCGGCGCCAGCGACCGGGTGACGGCCAAGCGCGGCGCACCGCGTCCGCTGCCGGCCCATTCCTGA
- a CDS encoding 2-hydroxyacid dehydrogenase yields the protein MKKQVVLYKKLSPALMAHLQEQVDVTLIDSLDATGLMKLRDALPGAHGLLGASLKLDAALLDLAPKLEAISSVSVGVDNYDIDYLTRRKILLTNTPDVLTETTADTGFALILATARRVVELANMVRGGHWHRSIGPAHFGTDVHGKTLGIIGMGRIGEALAQRGHFGFGMPVIYHSQSRKPAVEERFDAQYRSLEELLRQADFICLTLPLTAQTEGLIGAEQFALMRPESIFINISRGKVVDEGAMIDTLRHNRIRAAGLDVFEREPLNHDSPLLQLNNVVATPHMGSATHETREAMARCAVENLLAALAGDRPANLVNPPR from the coding sequence ATGAAAAAGCAGGTTGTGTTGTACAAGAAACTGTCGCCGGCGCTGATGGCGCATCTGCAGGAGCAGGTTGATGTAACGCTGATTGACAGCCTCGACGCCACTGGCCTGATGAAACTGCGCGACGCCCTGCCGGGCGCCCACGGCTTGCTCGGCGCCAGCCTGAAACTGGACGCGGCGCTGCTCGATCTGGCGCCGAAGCTCGAAGCGATTTCCAGCGTGTCGGTGGGCGTCGACAACTACGACATCGACTACCTGACCCGGCGCAAAATCCTGCTGACCAACACCCCGGACGTGCTCACCGAAACCACCGCCGACACCGGATTCGCCCTGATATTGGCCACGGCCCGGCGCGTGGTTGAACTGGCGAACATGGTGCGCGGCGGGCACTGGCATCGCAGCATCGGCCCGGCGCATTTCGGCACCGACGTGCATGGCAAGACGTTGGGCATTATCGGCATGGGGCGGATCGGCGAAGCGCTGGCGCAGCGTGGGCATTTCGGGTTCGGGATGCCGGTGATCTATCACAGTCAGTCGCGCAAACCGGCGGTCGAAGAACGTTTCGATGCGCAGTACCGCAGTCTGGAGGAGTTGCTGCGACAAGCGGATTTCATTTGTCTGACGTTGCCGTTGACCGCGCAGACTGAAGGTTTGATCGGCGCCGAACAGTTTGCGCTGATGCGCCCCGAAAGCATCTTCATCAACATCTCGCGGGGCAAGGTGGTGGACGAAGGCGCGATGATCGACACCTTGCGACATAACCGGATTCGCGCGGCGGGGCTCGATGTGTTCGAACGCGAGCCGTTGAATCATGACTCGCCGTTGTTGCAGTTGAACAACGTGGTAGCGACGCCGCACATGGGCTCGGCAACCCATGAGACGCGCGAGGCAATGGCGCGGTGTGCGGTGGAGAACCTGTTGGCGGCGTTGGCGGGTGACAGGCCCGCCAACCTGGTCAATCCCCCACGTTGA
- a CDS encoding pyridoxal phosphate-dependent aminotransferase, translating to MRYSALTQRIAGEGAAAWRIHDRALELRAEGVDVLLLSVGDPDFDTPLPIIHGAIDSLLAGDTHYSEVRGRLALRKRIAERHRRKSGQDVDADHVIVLPGAQCAVYSVAQCLLDPGDEVIVAEPMYVTYEGVFGACGAIVVPVPVRPENGFRVDPADVAARITPKTRAMLLNSPNNPSGASLSLLIWQELAALCIRHDLWLISDEVYSELLYEGQHVSPASLPGMAERTATINSLSKSHAMTGWRIGWMIGPKPLAEHLVNLSLSMLFGLPDFVQKAAQIALEKDLPEVTQMREEYRLRRDLVCERLHDCPGLYPIKPDGGMFVMVDVRQTGLGAQGFAERLLEGYGVSVLAGEAFGPSAAGHIRIGLVVDRVKLADACSRIALCAAQLLQLRSA from the coding sequence ATGCGCTATTCAGCCTTGACCCAACGAATCGCCGGGGAGGGAGCAGCGGCCTGGCGGATTCACGACCGAGCGCTGGAGCTGCGCGCCGAAGGGGTCGATGTGTTGCTGCTGTCGGTGGGTGATCCGGATTTCGATACACCCTTGCCGATCATCCACGGCGCCATCGACAGCCTGCTGGCGGGCGATACCCATTATTCCGAAGTGCGCGGCCGGCTGGCGCTGCGCAAACGGATTGCCGAACGCCATCGGCGAAAAAGTGGCCAGGATGTGGACGCTGATCATGTGATTGTGCTGCCCGGCGCGCAATGCGCCGTGTATTCGGTGGCGCAATGTCTGCTGGATCCGGGCGATGAAGTCATCGTCGCCGAGCCGATGTACGTGACTTATGAAGGCGTGTTCGGTGCTTGCGGCGCAATCGTGGTGCCGGTGCCGGTTCGTCCGGAAAACGGTTTTCGTGTCGACCCGGCAGATGTCGCAGCGCGGATCACCCCGAAGACTCGGGCCATGTTGCTCAACAGCCCCAACAATCCTTCCGGCGCCAGTCTGTCGTTGCTGATCTGGCAGGAGCTGGCAGCGCTGTGCATCCGTCATGACCTGTGGCTGATCAGCGATGAGGTCTACAGCGAATTGTTATACGAAGGCCAGCACGTCAGCCCGGCGAGCCTGCCGGGCATGGCCGAGCGCACCGCCACCATAAACAGCCTGTCGAAATCCCATGCCATGACCGGTTGGCGGATCGGCTGGATGATCGGGCCAAAGCCGTTGGCCGAGCATCTGGTGAACCTGTCGTTGAGCATGCTGTTCGGTCTGCCGGATTTTGTGCAGAAAGCAGCGCAGATCGCGCTGGAGAAGGATCTGCCGGAAGTGACGCAGATGCGCGAGGAATACCGGTTGCGCCGGGATCTGGTGTGCGAACGCTTGCACGACTGTCCGGGGTTGTACCCGATCAAACCGGATGGCGGGATGTTCGTGATGGTCGACGTGCGCCAGACCGGGCTCGGTGCGCAGGGTTTTGCCGAGCGGCTGCTGGAAGGGTATGGCGTTTCGGTGCTGGCGGGGGAGGCGTTCGGGCCGAGTGCGGCGGGGCATATTCGCATCGGGTTGGTGGTGGATCGGGTGAAGCTGGCGGATGCGTGTTCGCGGATCGCCTTGTGCGCTGCGCAGCTTTTGCAACTGCGAAGTGCCTGA
- a CDS encoding methyl-accepting chemotaxis protein: protein MQTNLRKTIEQIAGSATQLGAAAEELSAVTEEASRGLQQQNDEIEQAATAVNEMTAAVEEVARNAVSTSEASNQSTHAAREGRDQVVKTVDAIQTMTHDVQNTAQMIEGLAAQGRDIGKVLDVIRAIAEQTNLLALNAAIEAARAGEAGRGFAVVADEVRALAHRTAQSTQEIEKMVAGIQNGTGEAVESMQQSNQRTQTTLEMARAAGVALEQITQSIHQINERNLVIASASEEQAQVSREVDRNLVNIRDLATQSAAGANQTSAATHELSRLAVDLNAMVARFVI from the coding sequence ATGCAGACCAACTTGCGCAAGACCATCGAACAGATTGCCGGCTCCGCCACGCAACTCGGCGCCGCTGCCGAAGAGCTCAGCGCCGTGACCGAAGAAGCGTCCCGTGGCCTGCAACAGCAGAACGACGAAATCGAACAGGCTGCCACTGCCGTCAACGAAATGACCGCTGCGGTGGAAGAGGTGGCGCGCAACGCGGTGTCGACCTCCGAAGCGTCGAACCAGTCGACTCACGCCGCCCGCGAAGGTCGTGATCAGGTGGTGAAGACCGTCGACGCGATCCAGACCATGACCCACGACGTGCAGAACACCGCACAGATGATCGAAGGCCTGGCGGCTCAGGGCCGCGACATCGGCAAGGTGCTGGACGTGATCCGCGCTATCGCTGAACAGACCAACCTGCTGGCACTCAACGCCGCCATTGAAGCGGCCCGTGCCGGTGAAGCCGGGCGCGGTTTCGCCGTGGTCGCGGACGAGGTTCGTGCCCTGGCTCATCGCACCGCGCAATCGACTCAGGAAATCGAAAAAATGGTCGCCGGCATCCAGAACGGCACGGGCGAAGCGGTCGAGTCGATGCAGCAAAGCAACCAGCGCACCCAGACGACGCTGGAAATGGCCCGTGCCGCCGGCGTTGCGCTGGAACAGATCACGCAATCGATTCACCAGATCAACGAGCGCAATCTGGTGATCGCCAGCGCTTCGGAAGAGCAGGCACAGGTGTCCCGCGAGGTTGACCGCAACCTGGTGAATATCCGCGATCTGGCTACGCAATCAGCCGCCGGCGCCAACCAGACCAGCGCCGCGACCCACGAACTGTCACGTCTGGCGGTGGATTTGAATGCGATGGTGGCGCGGTTTGTGATTTGA
- a CDS encoding glycerate kinase has translation MKIVIAPDSFKDSLSAQGVAEAIALGVAQVWPQATLVKCPMADGGEGTVESILDACEGELRRTRVRGPLGAAVEAAWGWLPHNHTAIIEMAEASGLQLVPPGQRDACISSTFGTGELIRAALDAGAQRVILAIGGSATNDGGAGAMQALGVKLLDAQGQSLVPGGLALAQLARLDLSELDPRLAQVRFDIAADVNNPLCGPHGASAIFGPQKGASPAQVQQLDHALGHFAELCAQALGKDVRGEPGSGAAGGLGFAAKAFLGARFQAGVEVVAELVGLADAVKGADLVITGEGRFDAQTLRGKTPFGVARIAKQHGVPVIVIAGTLGEGYQALYEHGIDAAFAVTSGPMTLEQACAEAPRLLHERATDIARVWCMATPD, from the coding sequence ATGAAAATCGTCATCGCCCCCGATTCGTTCAAGGACAGCCTGAGTGCCCAAGGCGTTGCAGAAGCCATCGCGCTGGGCGTGGCGCAGGTCTGGCCGCAGGCGACGCTGGTCAAATGCCCGATGGCCGACGGTGGCGAAGGGACGGTGGAGTCGATTCTCGACGCCTGCGAGGGCGAGTTGCGCCGCACCCGTGTACGCGGCCCATTGGGCGCGGCGGTCGAAGCCGCATGGGGCTGGCTGCCGCACAACCACACCGCGATCATCGAAATGGCCGAAGCCAGCGGCCTGCAACTGGTGCCGCCGGGTCAACGCGATGCGTGCATCAGCAGCACGTTCGGCACCGGAGAATTGATCCGTGCGGCGCTCGATGCCGGCGCACAACGGGTGATTCTGGCCATCGGCGGCAGTGCCACCAACGACGGCGGCGCCGGTGCGATGCAGGCGCTGGGCGTGAAACTGCTGGATGCTCAAGGGCAATCGCTGGTGCCGGGTGGTCTGGCGCTGGCGCAACTCGCACGACTGGATCTCAGCGAACTTGACCCGCGTCTGGCACAGGTGCGCTTCGACATCGCCGCCGACGTCAACAATCCGCTGTGTGGCCCCCATGGCGCCTCGGCGATTTTCGGTCCGCAGAAAGGCGCGTCACCGGCGCAAGTGCAGCAACTGGATCACGCCCTCGGCCACTTCGCCGAACTCTGCGCGCAAGCGCTGGGCAAGGATGTTCGGGGCGAGCCGGGTAGCGGTGCGGCGGGTGGGCTGGGTTTTGCCGCCAAGGCTTTCCTCGGCGCACGGTTCCAGGCCGGGGTTGAAGTGGTCGCGGAACTGGTCGGGCTGGCGGATGCAGTAAAAGGTGCGGATCTGGTGATTACCGGCGAAGGGCGCTTCGATGCCCAGACCCTGCGCGGCAAAACACCGTTCGGCGTGGCGCGGATCGCCAAACAACACGGCGTACCGGTGATCGTCATTGCCGGGACTTTGGGCGAGGGCTATCAGGCACTCTACGAGCACGGCATCGACGCAGCTTTCGCCGTCACCAGCGGCCCGATGACACTTGAACAAGCCTGCGCCGAAGCGCCGCGCCTGTTGCACGAACGCGCGACAGACATTGCGCGCGTCTGGTGCATGGCAACCCCGGACTGA
- a CDS encoding sugar diacid recognition domain-containing protein — MFELDHDLAQDIVDRAMAILPYNVNVMDSQGLILGSGEPERINTRHEGAQLVLANGRVVEIDAQTAVHLKGVQPGINLPLLLDQRLIGVLGITGEPEQLRTYAELVRMTAEMLVGQRNQQSEQQWRRQRCDDLLALLLSEAGDSPRLVDEAQQLGLKPQLTRVPYLFELGLEHGSGQTVEALSAWLMSRYPDSWCVSSAKSSLLWCRPASQNVEHDRLLEKLDGLGWNILRIAVGGQADGLAGLRRCYRRVGDLLAYGREVLPHSRLLTLNRYRLPVMLWRHRNDDALDELLKPLRKVIAKDSNGQLLATLRSWCDHDGQSQACADALGIHRNSLRYRMERIAELSGVDPLKLDGMLALYLGVQLLPQTDDLSK, encoded by the coding sequence ATGTTCGAACTCGACCACGACCTCGCCCAGGACATCGTCGACCGGGCCATGGCCATTTTGCCCTACAACGTCAACGTCATGGACAGCCAGGGGCTGATCCTCGGCAGCGGCGAACCGGAGCGGATCAACACCCGCCACGAAGGCGCGCAACTGGTGCTGGCCAACGGGCGGGTAGTGGAGATCGATGCGCAGACCGCCGTGCATCTGAAAGGCGTGCAGCCGGGGATCAATCTGCCGTTGCTGCTCGATCAGCGTTTGATCGGCGTACTCGGCATTACCGGCGAGCCAGAGCAACTGCGCACTTACGCCGAGCTCGTGCGCATGACCGCCGAAATGCTGGTCGGCCAGCGCAACCAGCAATCCGAACAGCAATGGCGACGGCAACGTTGCGATGACTTGCTTGCGTTGTTGCTGAGCGAGGCGGGGGATTCGCCAAGGCTGGTCGACGAGGCCCAGCAACTCGGGCTCAAACCGCAACTGACGCGGGTGCCGTATCTGTTTGAGCTGGGACTTGAACACGGGTCTGGACAAACCGTCGAGGCACTGAGTGCCTGGCTGATGTCGCGCTATCCCGACAGTTGGTGCGTAAGTTCGGCCAAGTCGTCGCTGCTGTGGTGCCGGCCGGCGAGTCAGAACGTCGAGCATGATCGCCTGCTGGAAAAACTCGATGGCCTGGGCTGGAACATCCTGCGCATCGCCGTCGGCGGGCAGGCCGATGGGTTGGCCGGGTTGCGCCGTTGCTATCGGCGGGTCGGCGATTTGCTCGCCTATGGCCGAGAAGTATTGCCGCACTCAAGACTGCTGACCCTCAATCGCTACCGCTTGCCGGTGATGCTCTGGCGCCATCGCAACGATGATGCGCTGGATGAACTGCTCAAACCGTTGCGCAAGGTCATCGCCAAGGACAGCAACGGCCAGTTGCTCGCGACCCTGCGCAGCTGGTGCGACCACGACGGCCAGAGCCAGGCCTGCGCCGATGCTTTGGGGATTCACCGCAACAGCCTGCGTTACCGGATGGAGCGGATTGCCGAGTTGAGCGGGGTCGATCCGCTGAAGCTCGATGGCATGTTGGCGCTGTATCTCGGGGTGCAATTGCTGCCGCAGACCGACGATTTGTCGAAATGA
- a CDS encoding MFS transporter codes for MSQSAAAAQTIADDKNAVYKRITLRLIPFIFICYLFNYLDRVNVGFAKLQMLDALKFSETVYGLGAGIFFIGYVLCGVPSNLALTKFGPRRWIALMMITWGTLSTCLLFVTTPTQFYTLRLFTGAAEAGFFPGVVLYLSQWFPTFRRGRIMALFMSAIPVSGLLGSPFSGWILNHFAAGQGGLAGWQWMFLLQGIPTVILGALAYFLLSDNFAAAKWLTPHERSVLEADQAEDLANKPKTTSDSLIAVFKNPAIWAFGLIYFCIQSGVYAINFWLPSIIKNLGFSDNLVIGWLSAIPYLLAAVFMLVVGRSADLRKERRWHLVVPMLMGAIGLLIAVNFAANPPIAILGLTIATMGALTGLPMFWPVPTAMLSAGAAAGGLALINSMGQMAGFLSPYLVGWVKDSTGSTDAALYLLAGVIVGGSLLALRMTRTLRA; via the coding sequence ATGTCGCAGAGCGCCGCTGCCGCCCAGACCATCGCTGACGATAAAAATGCCGTCTACAAACGCATCACCCTGCGTTTGATCCCCTTCATCTTCATCTGCTACCTGTTCAACTACCTCGATCGGGTCAACGTTGGATTCGCCAAACTGCAGATGCTCGACGCGCTGAAATTCAGCGAAACCGTGTACGGCCTCGGTGCCGGTATCTTCTTCATCGGCTACGTGCTGTGCGGCGTACCGAGCAACCTGGCGCTGACCAAGTTCGGCCCACGGCGCTGGATCGCGCTGATGATGATCACTTGGGGCACGCTGTCGACCTGCCTGCTGTTCGTCACCACGCCGACCCAGTTCTACACCCTGCGCCTGTTCACCGGCGCAGCCGAAGCCGGGTTCTTTCCGGGCGTTGTGCTGTATCTCTCGCAGTGGTTCCCGACCTTCCGCCGGGGCCGGATCATGGCGCTGTTCATGTCGGCGATTCCGGTGTCCGGCCTGCTCGGCAGCCCGTTTTCCGGCTGGATCCTCAATCACTTCGCTGCGGGCCAAGGTGGCCTCGCCGGCTGGCAGTGGATGTTCCTGCTGCAAGGCATTCCGACTGTAATCCTCGGCGCACTCGCCTACTTCCTGTTGAGCGACAACTTCGCCGCTGCCAAATGGCTGACCCCGCACGAGCGTTCGGTGCTGGAAGCCGATCAGGCGGAAGACCTGGCAAACAAACCGAAAACCACTTCCGATTCGCTGATCGCCGTGTTCAAGAACCCGGCGATCTGGGCCTTCGGCCTGATCTACTTCTGCATCCAGAGCGGCGTTTACGCGATCAACTTCTGGCTGCCGTCGATCATCAAGAACCTCGGCTTCAGCGACAACCTGGTGATTGGCTGGTTGAGTGCGATTCCTTATCTGCTGGCCGCCGTGTTCATGCTGGTGGTCGGGCGTTCGGCGGACTTGCGCAAAGAACGTCGCTGGCACTTGGTGGTGCCGATGCTGATGGGTGCGATCGGCCTGCTGATCGCGGTGAACTTCGCGGCCAACCCGCCGATTGCGATCCTAGGTCTGACCATTGCGACCATGGGCGCGCTGACCGGTCTGCCGATGTTCTGGCCGGTGCCGACAGCGATGTTGAGCGCGGGCGCGGCGGCAGGCGGTCTGGCGTTGATCAACTCCATGGGGCAGATGGCTGGATTCCTCAGTCCTTATCTGGTGGGTTGGGTCAAGGACAGCACCGGCTCGACCGATGCGGCGTTGTATCTGCTGGCGGGTGTGATCGTTGGCGGGAGTCTGCTGGCGTTGCGGATGACGCGGACGTTGCGGGCTTAA
- a CDS encoding DUF6124 family protein, with product MIKPTPNPPEADTTSPYETLDSKTFHEAAERALDHYLNPLLPRKPLLKPNTRYLIAPGIDSEELLADASETLTCAKTMATDFAGLVDGSQRHVLLGIAQLIMLSELAVNRALDNLELKTETPL from the coding sequence GTGATCAAACCAACACCCAACCCACCCGAAGCCGACACCACCTCGCCCTACGAAACCCTCGATTCCAAGACATTCCACGAAGCCGCCGAACGCGCCCTCGATCACTACCTCAATCCGCTGCTCCCCAGAAAACCGCTGCTCAAACCCAACACCCGCTACCTCATCGCCCCCGGCATCGACAGCGAAGAACTGCTGGCCGACGCCTCTGAAACCCTGACCTGCGCCAAAACCATGGCCACTGACTTCGCCGGGCTGGTGGACGGCTCGCAGCGACATGTGCTGTTGGGCATTGCGCAACTGATCATGCTGAGTGAACTGGCGGTGAATCGGGCGCTGGATAATTTGGAGTTGAAGACAGAAACACCGCTCTAG
- a CDS encoding LysR family transcriptional regulator, translating to MSSILDLEIFVRTADSGSISAAARALELTPAAASIALKRLETRLGIRLFARSTRSMRLTEEGRRYLESVRLALTTLAEGEQALKQQTEGLSGVLQLAAPSDFGRNVLLPWLDDFKREHPHIQLQLLLNDRHADLFRETVDVALRFGVPSDSTLVALPILPEHRRVACASPAYLERHGTPQNPAELSEHSALLYLRNGRPYNTWRFHRDDETVEVEVRGDYLSDDGEVARRWALAGHGIAYKAWLDVAEDVRAGRLVTLFDDWHGENVPFNLLCPHRVQVSERVKVLQAFLRERCEALRR from the coding sequence ATGAGCTCGATCCTCGACCTGGAAATCTTCGTTCGCACCGCCGACTCCGGCAGCATTTCCGCCGCCGCCCGGGCACTGGAGCTGACTCCCGCCGCCGCCAGCATCGCATTAAAACGCCTGGAAACCCGCCTCGGCATCCGCCTGTTCGCCCGCTCCACCCGCAGCATGCGCCTGACCGAAGAAGGCCGGCGCTATCTGGAAAGCGTGCGTCTGGCGCTGACCACCCTGGCCGAGGGCGAGCAGGCGCTGAAGCAGCAGACCGAAGGCCTGAGCGGTGTGCTGCAACTGGCGGCGCCGTCGGACTTCGGGCGCAATGTGTTGCTGCCGTGGCTGGACGACTTCAAGCGCGAGCACCCGCACATTCAACTGCAATTGTTGCTCAACGACCGACATGCGGATCTGTTTCGCGAGACGGTGGACGTGGCGCTGCGCTTTGGCGTGCCAAGTGATTCGACGCTGGTGGCGTTGCCAATCCTGCCTGAGCATCGGCGCGTGGCCTGCGCCAGCCCCGCGTATCTGGAGCGCCACGGCACACCGCAAAATCCTGCCGAATTGAGTGAGCACAGCGCCCTGCTCTACCTGCGCAACGGCCGGCCTTATAACACCTGGCGCTTCCATCGCGACGACGAAACGGTCGAGGTCGAAGTACGCGGCGACTACCTCAGCGACGACGGCGAAGTCGCCCGCCGCTGGGCGCTCGCCGGGCACGGCATCGCCTACAAAGCCTGGCTCGACGTGGCCGAAGACGTGCGCGCCGGGCGGCTGGTGACGCTGTTCGATGACTGGCACGGCGAGAACGTGCCGTTCAATCTGCTGTGCCCGCATCGGGTGCAGGTGTCGGAGCGGGTCAAGGTGTTGCAGGCATTTTTGCGCGAACGGTGCGAGGCATTGCGGCGATAA